The genomic interval AAAGGTTAAGTTTAGCATCTACTTTTCCACAGAAAAGCTTAAGATAGAAAAGACAGCTTGCTTGGAAGCCACATCTCAAGAACAAAAATGGAATATGCATATAATCGGTCGGCGGATCTAACTGACAGCAGCCCAGCACAGACCTAAGCAATAGTTCAAAACTTCAAACGAAGATGCATGAGAAGGAAGAAACATGAAACGAAAATTCATTAGGTCCCGACACACATGTACTCGGAGTCAGTAGATGCCGTCAACCCTATCATATTTTGAGCAGTGGGTATCAAGTGGTTTTCTTGACTTCAGAGTGGAAGTCAACGATGAAAACATAGTGATATAATTCAATAGTGTTACAGTTTCCTTGTATACATACCATTTACAGTAGAAGTGAAGGTTAGGCTAAATTCCATACTTTTTTCTGGTCAATAAAGGTAgagccagaaaaaaaaagataacagaAAATTGAGCAACAAGGAAACTAAATAAGTAGAATATAATGTCTCTACGATATTATTAGTTGCACTAGCCATAAGCCCAGAACTGGATGGAGTACATGAGACACTAAAGATAGTTATGTACTTCCAGCTTTCTGGAAAAGTTGAAGAACCAATCGGCCTTCTCTTTAAATTGTGTTGCAGCTTACAAACCACAGTACTCTTACTGAAAGGTGATCAGGAAAAGCAACATCGCAATGCAGAAATGCAACCCCTTGGGGTAAAGAAGTATAGGTCACAGCAGAAAAGCACATCAAAGATAAAGGTCCCTGGGAATCTTGGCAGAATACAATTGAGTGTACAGGATGCCTACGAGGGTGTACAATACCTAAGAAATGATAAGGTCAAATGCCACCAGGATATTGACACTGCACTTAATCAACATCGTGATAAATGGAACACCTCCAGTCtgatttacataattttttctttccttctaaTTCCCAGATTAAGACCAAATTGAGCTAGAGATAACTTTTATGGGAACCATGCTGGTTTTGTTATATCACAATCCACAAAAAGGTACTAACAATTTTAATCGACCAATGAAAACACCATTGACATTATAAATGTAGATGCCATGAGAAAGAGAGTATTGACAACTTTTTAAGTCCAACATGGAGGAGAAAAAGTCAAAGAATCAAACGTATTATGGATTCCTTGGAGAACTCCCTCCACTATACTGTAGACAGAATGTGTCCCCTATAAATAAAGATTGACCAATGGCAAGCTAGCACAAGACACCAAGCACCCATGCACACGCTTCCTATCAAGATGAAAAGAGGCCTACTGATACTTTGGTCCTTGTTCTGCCTCAGTGTGGCAAACACAGCTGCAAGAAACAAGGCCAACAAACCTCTTGAGTTTGATCAGCTGAAAATACCAAGTAAATATGGTTCAGAAAAACAAGATGATCTGCGAGAGAAGGATAGAGTAAGAGCAATGCCAGGGCAGATGGAGGAAGCCGAGTTCAACCAATATGCAGGATATGTCACAGTGGATGCAAAGGCTGGAAGGGCTCTGTTCTACTATTTTGTTGAGGCTCCTCATGATCCTTTGAAGAAACCACTGGTCCTATGGCTGAATGGAGGTATGTTAAATTTTATCCATAAAACATAAAGTGCATTGTACTGCATGAGAACCAGTAAAGTGCACTGTACTGCATGTAAACCAGTAAAACTATGTAAATGGCACAAACAAAAAGGTGCAAACTTAAGATTGAGCATATTAGGTCTATTTTAAACATATTATTTCATCATTGGCTGCTTGGTGAGATCTAAATAATTCTTGGTTGCTTGGTAGTTTGAGGTATTCGTAGGTGTCAGTGtggtgtttttgttttttgttggcTTCTCCAGTGAAACGAGGTGAAGCTACTGGACTtgttttccaaaagaaaaatctaacTCAAAGAAACATGAGCAGGTCAAGTTCATAATATATGTTGTTTAAAATGTTTGAAATGATGTAGCAAGAAGCTCCACACCTAATAAGTTTTAAGTCCAGGTTTCTCTTCTTTAAGAGAAAGAGACCTAGTTTGCTCAGAGTAGCATACCCATTGGATTTGCAGGCCCTGGTTGTTCGTCTTTTGGAGCTGGAGCCATGCTAGAACTTGGACCTTTCTCTGTCCGTAGTGACAACAAGACATTGTACAAGAAACAGCATGCATGGAACACAGGTAGCTCACTTGCTCAAACCCTGCCCATTATATAGTTAATCAACACATATAACCAGATTGATCTGACACTACTCATTTGCAAGTGCAGTGGCCAATATGCTGTTCGTTGACGTCCCAGCCGGCGTTGGGTACTCATACTCCAACACTACATCAGATTATTACAACATTGGTGACAAAAAGACTACAGATGATGCATACATATTCCTCATCAATTGGATGAAGAAGTTTCCTGAGTATCAGGACCATGATTTCTTTATAACTGGTGAGAGCTATGCGGGTCACTATATACCAGAGCTAGCTAATCTGATTGTATCTAACAACAGAGCCATCAATTCAACAAACATCAAGCTCAAAGGTGTTGCAGTAAGTGTTCAATAATAACTGTTTTGGAGCTTCTATTTTTTGGTAATATTCTAAACGTAGACAGTGCTGTGAAACTTGATCAGATAGGCAACGCAGATTTGCATGACAACGTGACCCTAAGAGCATCATTTGACTACTATTGGAGGCATGCTATGATTTCTGACAGAGTCTACAGAGCCATCCAGACTAGCTGTGGTTTCAATGAGACATACACTAACGACTGCCAGAATGCCATGAACTTAGCTAACAAGGAAAAGGGAAATGTTGATGACTACAACATCTATGCACCACAATGCCATGATGCTTCCAATCCCTCTCCTTCTGGTTCCAGTGACTCGGTACCCACACCCAAACAAGTCAATTGACATATGCTATTAATTATATTGTTATATACCCTACTTGGCATACTTATTTCATAGCTTACCATGTAAGGTGGCATTTGGTGATCCTTGCGCAAACCACTATGTCTCTTCTTATCTAAATAATCCTGAGGTCCAGAGAGCACTCCATGCAAACACCACAGGGCTGAACTACCCATGGATGGATTGCAGGTATATGGATTCAAATATTTGAACAAGTTACCTATATTTGCCTCCATTTAAAGTGTAATTTTCTTCCATGCATGATCAGTATCAAGAGTCCCTCTCTTTCCTTATTAATTATTATCTGAATGTAAGCTATATTTAAGGTATCAACTATAATCTATTTTGTGTATAATTGATCCTGGGACCTATAACTTGCACACAATTTTTGATCATTAGCGGTTTGCTTAGATGCCAAAATGGTGCCTAGAACCTTTAGGACCCAAACAAAGTTTCAGGTAATGTGAACAACAGACCACAGAAAAACTTCTTATAACAAGGTtggttttttaatatatacaaAAGGTTAGAGGTATCAGTAAGTCAACATCGAGAGAAGGCATATAGAATGTGATTCTGTGGCCTAAGCATAGGTCTGCTTGTCCAGCAACCAtcaatctgaattctgaaaccataaagagaagatctattctTGACTCCCAAGCTGCCTCTTACTAGATGTGTATCAAGTAAAAGTCAACATTTGAAGCTTCTAACAAATTTAAATGTTCCCCTCAAGCAGTGGACTTATATTTGATAACTGGAAAGACTCACCGGAGACAATGCTGCCATCAATCAAGACACTAATTTCAAGTGGCACAAGGATATGGCTGTACAGGTATATATCTATGTTTCTAAGCTATTGACTTAAAACACATATTAGTTATTACCCCTTAATTTCAATTCTACCCTTGCATGCCAGTGGTGATATGGATGCAGTTTGTTCGGTCACGTCAACACAATATGCACTAGATATTCTTGGGCTACCTGTAGAAACATCCTGGCGTCCATGGCGCATCGACAATGAGGTACGGAACACATTCCTGATTAGAGGACCAAATTTTCACATTAGAATCCACGTCTGTGTTGAGAGCATGCTTTAATTTGTTTCTATGCAACCTAAATAGAATAGTTTCAAGGTAGTTGTGTAAAGGAAGTATATgcatgccaaaaaaaataaaataaatcagaaATGCATCGTTTCTTGGAGCTACTAAAGAGGATAGTTTCTTGATCTGCTACTGAATTGGCAGGTTGCTGGCTATGTGGTTGGGTACAGAGGCCTGGTCTTTGCAACAGTCAGAGGAGCAGGGCACATGGTCCCTTACTACCAGCCTCGCAGGGCGCTAGCGCTGCTCTCCTCATTCCTTGAAGGAAAGCTTCCCCCAGAATGATCTAGCAAGCCAAACACCTTGCAATCGTCATGCTCAGCATCCTACCCCACAATCCAATGGAGTCATGGTATTTCATAAGGAAGGCCCTAATATATATGTAGTACACCCTCAGCAGCACTTCATGGATTAAGTAGTTCTGCTCAAAATCGAGCATTCATGTAGATAAAATAAATTCAGGTACTAGTACTAAATCCTGAGAATTTTCATACTTGGCCATCTCCTGAATGAGGCCTGATTAAACAAGAGCAAATTGGCCTGGTTGCTCCACAGCAGTTGGGTGACAAAAATTCACCCAACCAAACAGCTGCAGTCTTTGTTGTAAGCAGGGTGACAGATTTTTAGGACTATATCATCTTTCTTTAAAGCAATGTCATCTTCGTGGGAAAATGAACTAAGGAACATTTACGTGTGCATCTACAGCAGCTTTCAAAAATGGATGCCTTCACCTGTCAGGATTCCCATCAAAGCTGCTATCTAAAGATTGTCAAAGATCGCAAAAGAAATGCACAACTTCTTAGTAAAATGCTTTATTGCAACCTAAATTCACATACGTACGCTAGATCAATCCATTGCCCCCCAATTCCACCGATTTCCTCCTATAAAATGCCCTTTACAACCCAAAATTCACATATATCATGTACGATAAATCGATCCACTGCGCAATTCACTGATTCCCAATATGTAGGGGTGCTAACCTTCTGCTTAAATAAGAGGCTCGATCGATCTCCGCTCCCATCGGCCTCAGCCCTTCC from Oryza glaberrima chromosome 3, OglaRS2, whole genome shotgun sequence carries:
- the LOC127766716 gene encoding serine carboxypeptidase 1-like; the encoded protein is MHTLPIKMKRGLLILWSLFCLSVANTAARNKANKPLEFDQLKIPSKYGSEKQDDLREKDRVRAMPGQMEEAEFNQYAGYVTVDAKAGRALFYYFVEAPHDPLKKPLVLWLNGGPGCSSFGAGAMLELGPFSVRSDNKTLYKKQHAWNTVANMLFVDVPAGVGYSYSNTTSDYYNIGDKKTTDDAYIFLINWMKKFPEYQDHDFFITGESYAGHYIPELANLIVSNNRAINSTNIKLKGVAIGNADLHDNVTLRASFDYYWRHAMISDRVYRAIQTSCGFNETYTNDCQNAMNLANKEKGNVDDYNIYAPQCHDASNPSPSGSSDSVAFGDPCANHYVSSYLNNPEVQRALHANTTGLNYPWMDCSGLIFDNWKDSPETMLPSIKTLISSGTRIWLYSGDMDAVCSVTSTQYALDILGLPVETSWRPWRIDNEVAGYVVGYRGLVFATVRGAGHMVPYYQPRRALALLSSFLEGKLPPE